A region from the Mya arenaria isolate MELC-2E11 chromosome 2, ASM2691426v1 genome encodes:
- the LOC128244916 gene encoding heat shock 70 kDa protein 12A-like, which produces MYDNVVLTNALLTIYKPVPRNVWIPNLKIIHKNLSRRTSIFRKSAKAKPRTFQNLFRNWTLKREVMASKYLLVASIDFGTTFSGWAFSFKHEFERDPLKVFAKQWTGEHVSLKAPTCALIRPDGRSMEAFGYEAENRYAELAIENCHHSWFYFKRFKMLLFDKMELHRDTVIEDALGKKLTAKTVFSLCIRFLREDAMKTMNQRFTGAELKDEEVLWVLTVPAIWNDPSKQFMREAAEEAGINGSDLLIALEPESASLYCRHLPAEMCRGTSVSVSTFKPGTKYMVLDAGGGTVDITVHEVLANGGLRELHKASGGAWGGTKVDEAYEKFLDEVTGGKGVLKQFKEKHMENYVDLIRDFEIKKRDISTTGKSNFRLPSTLTELIKEITGKTIKETILQSVYKESVSFIGDKLRVEAKIAMKFFDIPIDSIIAHVSSLIQKPTVSGCSVIVMVGGFSESTLLQDRIRSKFSTMDVITPNEAGTVVLKGAVIFGHNPGAIAQRVLKITYGQEITHAFKEECLREHPEADRERDDNGEMRCFNIIDIHARAGQAVTDGQEQPEQVYTPLYDDQAELECSILTSEIDNPKYVTDCHEIGKWCFPIPDTSLGRSREFGVTFMFGGTEVVVKVVDKVSKVEKKIHLDCL; this is translated from the exons ATGTATGACAATGTGGTTTTGACCAATGCGTTATTGACCATTTATAAACCTGTGCCACGCAATGTTTGGATTCCTAACTTAAAGATCATACATAAAAACCTTTCCAGGAGGAcctcaattttcagaaaatcagCGAAAGCGAAACCACGCACATTCCAAAACCTATTTCGAAACTGGACTTTGAAAAGAGAA gTAATGGCGTCGAAGTATTTGCTGGTGGCTAGTATCGACTTCGGGACAACTTTTTCGGGCTGGGCTTTCTCATTTAAGCACGAGTTTGAGCGCGATCCTCTCAAAGTCTTCGCTAAACAGTGGACGGGGGAACATGTGTCACTTAAAG CGCCCACATGTGCGTTGATTCGCCCTGATGGCCGGAGTATGGAAGCTTTCGGCTACGAAGCGGAAAACCGGTACGCTGAACTGGCTATTGAGAATTGTCACCACTCTTGGTTTTACTTCAAACGTTTTAAGATGCTGCTGTTTGATAAAATG GAACTTCACAGGGACACGGTTATCGAAGACGCGCTTGGTAAAAAACTTACCGCAAAGACCGTTTTCTCGCTATGTATACGCTTTCTTAGAGAGGATGCCATGAAGACGATGAACCAGCGCTTCACTGGAGCTGAGCTCAAAGACGAAGAAGTATTGTGGGTTCTCACAGTACCGGCTATTTGGAATGACCCTTCAAAGCAGTTTATGAGGGAAGCGGCCGAAGAG GCTGGCATCAACGGAAGTGATTTATTGATTGCCCTCGAGCCAGAGTCTGCGTCTCTATATTGTCGCCACCTACCGGCAGAAATGTGTCGTGGAACAAGTGTCTCTGTCTCTACTTTCAAACCCGGGACAAAATACATGGTTCTCGATGCCGGAG GCGGAACTGTTGATATTACGGTCCATGAGGTTCTTGCTAATGGCGGTTTGCGGGAGCTCCACAAAGCTAGTGGGGGCGCCTGGGGTGGAACAAAGGTCGATGAAGCCTACGAAAAATTCTTGGACGAAGTTACTGGAG GCAAGGGTGTccttaaacaatttaaagaaaagcaCATGGAAAACTATGTCGATCTGATCCGAGACTTCGAGATAAAGAAAAGAGACATATCCACGACAGGAAAGTCAAACTTCAGGTTGCCTTCAACGTTAACTGAGTTGATAAAAGAGATTACAGGAAAAACTATCAAAGAAACGATTCTTCAGTCAGTCTACAAGGAATCAGTCTCTTTCATCGGCGACAAGCTAAGGGTAGAAGCCAAAATTGCGATGAAGTTTTTCGATATTCCGATCGACAGTATCATTGCTCACGTGTCTTCTCTGATCCAAAAGCCTACTGTTTCCGGTTGCAGTGTAATTGTAATGGTAGGTGGTTTCTCCGAGAGCACACTTCTCCAGGATAGAATTCGATCGAAGTTTTCGACCATGGATGTAATTACGCCAAACGAAGCGGGAACAGTCGTTCTTAAAGGCGCCGTCATATTTGGTCACAATCCTGGCGCCATTGCACAGCGGGTTCTCAAAATCACGTATGGCCAAGAAATAACGCACGCCTTTAAAGAGGAATGTCTTCGCGAGCATCCTGAAGCAGACCGAGAGCGAGATGACAATGGTGAAATGCGATGCTTTAACATCATTGATATACATGCGCGGGCTGGACAAGCAGTCACTGATGGCCAGGAGCAGCCTGAACAGGTCTATACACCGCTATATGACGACCAAGCCGAACTGGAATGTTCGATTCTTACAAGTGAAATCGATAACCCAAAATATGTCACGGATTGCCACGAAATCGGCAAGTGGTGTTTCCCAATCCCAGACACATCGCTCGGTCGAAGCAGGGAATTTGGAGTTACCTTTATGTTTGGAGGAACAGAAGTAGTTGTGAAAGTTGTCGACAAAGTTTCCAAGGTGGAGAAGAAAATCCATCTAGACTGTTTGTAA